The following proteins are encoded in a genomic region of Oryctolagus cuniculus chromosome 13, mOryCun1.1, whole genome shotgun sequence:
- the ANKRD16 gene encoding ankyrin repeat domain-containing protein 16 isoform X1: MPARPGDPRRLCKLVQEGRLQALQEELRVAGSCQGPAGDTLLHCAARHGRLDILTYLAEAWGMDIEAANQDYKRPLHEAASMGHRNCVHYLLGRGAAVDCLKKADWTPLMMACTRKNLEVIQDLVEHGANPLLKNKDGWNSFHIASRAGDPVILQYLLTVCPDAWKTESKIRRTPLHTAAMHGCLEAVKVLLKRCQYEPNSRDNCGITPFMDAIQCGHIDIAKLLLEKHEACFSAEDSLGLQALHRAAITGQNEAIRFLVSDLGMDVDVRAASTHLTALHYAAKEGHISTIQTLLSLGADINSRDERNRSALHLACAGQHLACAEFLLQSGLKDSADITGTLAQQLSERVDMPQGFDRSATT; the protein is encoded by the exons ATGCCAGCCCGGCCCGGGGACCCACGGCGCCTCTGCAAGCTCGTGCAGGAGGGTCGGCTGCAGGCCCTGCAGGAGGAGTTGCGGGTGGCTGGAAGCTGCCAGGGGCCGGCCGGGGACACCCTCCTGCACTGTGCCGCCCGCCACGGGCGTCTGGACATCCTGACCTATCTGGCCGAGGCGTGGGGCATGGACATCGAAGCCGCTAACCAGGACTACAAGCGGCCTCTGCACGAGGCTGCCTCCATGGGCCACCGGAACTGCGTGCACTACCTGCTGGGCCGAGGGGCAGCGGTGGACTGTTTGAAGAAGGCCGACTG GACTCCTCTGATGATGGCTTGCACAAGGAAGAATCTTGAGGTGATCCAGGACCTTGTGGAACACGGTGCCAATCCACTTCTGAAGAACAAAGATGGCTGGAACAGTTTCCACATTGCCAGTCGAGCAGGCGACCCTGTGATCCTCCAGTACTTGCTCACTGTTTGCCCAGATgcttggaagacagagagcaaAATTAGAAGAACTCCTCTGCATACCGCAG CAATGCATGGCTGTCTTGAAGCAGTAAAAGTGCTTCTTAAAAG ATGCCAGTATGAACCAAATAGCAGAGACAACTGTGGCATTACCCCCTTTATGGATGCAATTCAGTGTGGTCACATCGATATAGCCAAGCTGCTCCTTGAAAAACATGAG GCTTGCTTTTCAGCTGAGGATAGCCTGGGACTCCAGGCTCTGCACAGGGCAGCAATCACTGGGCAAAATGAAGCCATTCGATTCTTGGTGTCTGATCTTGGTATGGATGTGGATGTGAGAGCAGCATCAACCCACCTCACAGCACTTCATTACGCGGCTAAG GAAGGACATATTAGCACAATTCAGACTCTCTTATCCTTGGGTGCTGACATCAACTCTAGAGATGAAAGAAATCGATCAG CCCTGCATTTGGCCTGTGCAGGTCAGCACTTGGCTTGTGCTGAGTTTCTCCTACAGTCGGGGCTGAAGGATTCTGCAGACATTACAGGCACCCTGGCTCAGCAGCTCAGCGAGAGAGTGGATATGCCTCAGGGCTTTGACCGCAGTGCAACGACTTGA
- the ANKRD16 gene encoding ankyrin repeat domain-containing protein 16 isoform X2, giving the protein MPARPGDPRRLCKLVQEGRLQALQEELRVAGSCQGPAGDTLLHCAARHGRLDILTYLAEAWGMDIEAANQDYKRPLHEAASMGHRNCVHYLLGRGAAVDCLKKADWTPLMMACTRKNLEVIQDLVEHGANPLLKNKDGWNSFHIASRAGDPVILQYLLTVCPDAWKTESKIRRTPLHTAAMHGCLEAVKVLLKRCQYEPNSRDNCGITPFMDAIQCGHIDIAKLLLEKHEACFSAEDSLGLQALHRAAITGQNEAIRFLVSDLGMDVDVRAASTHLTALHYAAKEGHISTIQTLLSLGADINSRDERNRSESIVKHIT; this is encoded by the exons ATGCCAGCCCGGCCCGGGGACCCACGGCGCCTCTGCAAGCTCGTGCAGGAGGGTCGGCTGCAGGCCCTGCAGGAGGAGTTGCGGGTGGCTGGAAGCTGCCAGGGGCCGGCCGGGGACACCCTCCTGCACTGTGCCGCCCGCCACGGGCGTCTGGACATCCTGACCTATCTGGCCGAGGCGTGGGGCATGGACATCGAAGCCGCTAACCAGGACTACAAGCGGCCTCTGCACGAGGCTGCCTCCATGGGCCACCGGAACTGCGTGCACTACCTGCTGGGCCGAGGGGCAGCGGTGGACTGTTTGAAGAAGGCCGACTG GACTCCTCTGATGATGGCTTGCACAAGGAAGAATCTTGAGGTGATCCAGGACCTTGTGGAACACGGTGCCAATCCACTTCTGAAGAACAAAGATGGCTGGAACAGTTTCCACATTGCCAGTCGAGCAGGCGACCCTGTGATCCTCCAGTACTTGCTCACTGTTTGCCCAGATgcttggaagacagagagcaaAATTAGAAGAACTCCTCTGCATACCGCAG CAATGCATGGCTGTCTTGAAGCAGTAAAAGTGCTTCTTAAAAG ATGCCAGTATGAACCAAATAGCAGAGACAACTGTGGCATTACCCCCTTTATGGATGCAATTCAGTGTGGTCACATCGATATAGCCAAGCTGCTCCTTGAAAAACATGAG GCTTGCTTTTCAGCTGAGGATAGCCTGGGACTCCAGGCTCTGCACAGGGCAGCAATCACTGGGCAAAATGAAGCCATTCGATTCTTGGTGTCTGATCTTGGTATGGATGTGGATGTGAGAGCAGCATCAACCCACCTCACAGCACTTCATTACGCGGCTAAG GAAGGACATATTAGCACAATTCAGACTCTCTTATCCTTGGGTGCTGACATCAACTCTAGAGATGAAAGAAATCGATCAG
- the ANKRD16 gene encoding ankyrin repeat domain-containing protein 16 isoform X4, which yields MPARPGDPRRLCKLVQEGRLQALQEELRVAGSCQGPAGDTLLHCAARHGRLDILTYLAEAWGMDIEAANQDYKRPLHEAASMGHRNCVHYLLGRGAAVDCLKKADWTPLMMACTRKNLEVIQDLVEHGANPLLKNKDGWNSFHIASRAGDPVILQYLLTVCPDAWKTESKIRRTPLHTAAMHGCLEAVKVLLKRCQYEPNSRDNCGITPFMDAIQCGHIDIAKLLLEKHEACFSAEDSLGLQALHRAAITGQNEAIRFLVSDLGMDVDVRAASTHLTALHYAAKE from the exons ATGCCAGCCCGGCCCGGGGACCCACGGCGCCTCTGCAAGCTCGTGCAGGAGGGTCGGCTGCAGGCCCTGCAGGAGGAGTTGCGGGTGGCTGGAAGCTGCCAGGGGCCGGCCGGGGACACCCTCCTGCACTGTGCCGCCCGCCACGGGCGTCTGGACATCCTGACCTATCTGGCCGAGGCGTGGGGCATGGACATCGAAGCCGCTAACCAGGACTACAAGCGGCCTCTGCACGAGGCTGCCTCCATGGGCCACCGGAACTGCGTGCACTACCTGCTGGGCCGAGGGGCAGCGGTGGACTGTTTGAAGAAGGCCGACTG GACTCCTCTGATGATGGCTTGCACAAGGAAGAATCTTGAGGTGATCCAGGACCTTGTGGAACACGGTGCCAATCCACTTCTGAAGAACAAAGATGGCTGGAACAGTTTCCACATTGCCAGTCGAGCAGGCGACCCTGTGATCCTCCAGTACTTGCTCACTGTTTGCCCAGATgcttggaagacagagagcaaAATTAGAAGAACTCCTCTGCATACCGCAG CAATGCATGGCTGTCTTGAAGCAGTAAAAGTGCTTCTTAAAAG ATGCCAGTATGAACCAAATAGCAGAGACAACTGTGGCATTACCCCCTTTATGGATGCAATTCAGTGTGGTCACATCGATATAGCCAAGCTGCTCCTTGAAAAACATGAG GCTTGCTTTTCAGCTGAGGATAGCCTGGGACTCCAGGCTCTGCACAGGGCAGCAATCACTGGGCAAAATGAAGCCATTCGATTCTTGGTGTCTGATCTTGGTATGGATGTGGATGTGAGAGCAGCATCAACCCACCTCACAGCACTTCATTACGCGGCTAAG GAATAA
- the ANKRD16 gene encoding ankyrin repeat domain-containing protein 16 isoform X3, with protein MPARPGDPRRLCKLVQEGRLQALQEELRVAGSCQGPAGDTLLHCAARHGRLDILTYLAEAWGMDIEAANQDYKRPLHEAASMGHRNCVHYLLGRGAAVDCLKKADWTPLMMACTRKNLEVIQDLVEHGANPLLKNKDGWNSFHIASRAGDPVILQYLLTVCPDAWKTESKIRRTPLHTAAMHGCLEAVKVLLKRCQYEPNSRDNCGITPFMDAIQCGHIDIAKLLLEKHEACFSAEDSLGLQALHRAAITGQNEAIRFLVSDLGMDVDVRAASTHLTALHYAAKSPL; from the exons ATGCCAGCCCGGCCCGGGGACCCACGGCGCCTCTGCAAGCTCGTGCAGGAGGGTCGGCTGCAGGCCCTGCAGGAGGAGTTGCGGGTGGCTGGAAGCTGCCAGGGGCCGGCCGGGGACACCCTCCTGCACTGTGCCGCCCGCCACGGGCGTCTGGACATCCTGACCTATCTGGCCGAGGCGTGGGGCATGGACATCGAAGCCGCTAACCAGGACTACAAGCGGCCTCTGCACGAGGCTGCCTCCATGGGCCACCGGAACTGCGTGCACTACCTGCTGGGCCGAGGGGCAGCGGTGGACTGTTTGAAGAAGGCCGACTG GACTCCTCTGATGATGGCTTGCACAAGGAAGAATCTTGAGGTGATCCAGGACCTTGTGGAACACGGTGCCAATCCACTTCTGAAGAACAAAGATGGCTGGAACAGTTTCCACATTGCCAGTCGAGCAGGCGACCCTGTGATCCTCCAGTACTTGCTCACTGTTTGCCCAGATgcttggaagacagagagcaaAATTAGAAGAACTCCTCTGCATACCGCAG CAATGCATGGCTGTCTTGAAGCAGTAAAAGTGCTTCTTAAAAG ATGCCAGTATGAACCAAATAGCAGAGACAACTGTGGCATTACCCCCTTTATGGATGCAATTCAGTGTGGTCACATCGATATAGCCAAGCTGCTCCTTGAAAAACATGAG GCTTGCTTTTCAGCTGAGGATAGCCTGGGACTCCAGGCTCTGCACAGGGCAGCAATCACTGGGCAAAATGAAGCCATTCGATTCTTGGTGTCTGATCTTGGTATGGATGTGGATGTGAGAGCAGCATCAACCCACCTCACAGCACTTCATTACGCGGCTAAG